One window of the Streptomyces sp. ITFR-21 genome contains the following:
- a CDS encoding beta-ketoacyl-ACP synthase III, whose product MTAEITVPEGARHTRILGVGAYRPRRIVDNAEVCRYIDSSDEWIRSRTGIRTRRWAGPDETLGAMAEQAANKAVAAAGLTPADITCVIAATFTHLMQTPAVATEIAHRIGATRAAGFDISAGCAGFVHGVVLASDAVRARGGHVLVVGVERMTDILDLTDRSTAFIFGDGAGAVVVGPSETPGIGPAVWGADGGQADVISQSAPWDVLKKDPGHPFPALRQDGQRVFRWAVYEMAKVARQALDEAGIRPEQLDAFIPHQANERIIDSMTRSMGLPDEVTVAKDIITNGNTSGASIPLAMEAVLSAGAAPSGGTALLLGYGAGLSYAAVVATLP is encoded by the coding sequence GTATGCCGGTACATCGACTCCTCGGACGAGTGGATCCGGTCCAGAACCGGGATCAGAACGCGCCGCTGGGCCGGCCCCGACGAGACGCTCGGCGCCATGGCGGAACAGGCCGCGAACAAGGCCGTGGCGGCGGCCGGTCTCACCCCGGCCGACATCACCTGCGTGATCGCGGCCACCTTCACCCATCTGATGCAGACGCCGGCGGTCGCCACCGAGATCGCCCACCGGATCGGCGCGACCCGCGCGGCCGGCTTCGACATCTCCGCGGGCTGCGCCGGTTTCGTGCACGGCGTGGTGCTCGCCTCCGACGCGGTCCGCGCCCGCGGCGGGCACGTCCTGGTGGTCGGCGTCGAGCGGATGACCGACATCCTCGACCTGACCGACCGCTCCACCGCGTTCATCTTCGGCGACGGCGCGGGCGCGGTGGTCGTCGGCCCGTCCGAGACCCCGGGCATCGGCCCGGCCGTCTGGGGCGCGGACGGCGGGCAGGCCGACGTGATCAGCCAGAGCGCGCCCTGGGACGTGCTGAAGAAGGACCCAGGGCACCCGTTCCCGGCGCTGCGGCAGGACGGGCAGCGGGTGTTCCGCTGGGCGGTGTACGAGATGGCCAAGGTCGCCCGGCAGGCGCTGGACGAGGCCGGGATCAGGCCCGAGCAGCTGGACGCGTTCATCCCCCACCAGGCCAACGAGCGGATCATCGACAGCATGACCCGCTCGATGGGGCTGCCGGACGAGGTGACCGTCGCCAAGGACATCATCACCAACGGCAACACCTCGGGCGCGTCCATCCCGCTCGCCATGGAGGCGGTGCTTTCCGCCGGGGCCGCGCCCTCGGGCGGTACCGCGCTGCTGCTCGGCTACGGTGCCGGGCTCTCCTACGCGGCGGTCGTCGCCACCCTGCCGTAG